In one window of Desulfonatronum thioautotrophicum DNA:
- the mutL gene encoding DNA mismatch repair endonuclease MutL — translation MPGNNPSIQILPPELQNQIAAGEVVERPASVLKELLENSLDAGAQRIQVVVDRGGQGLIQVQDDGFGITADQLELAVTRHATSKILSSEDLFSLHSFGFRGEALPSIASVSRLRLTSLARGAETATFIDIDAGHVVDTGPAALPAGTRVEVRDLFVNVPARLKFLKTTATEGKRCQDVFCRLALAHPGVHFEYTVGDRPVLNLPPTTDLRQRLAAIWPPTVTDGLLEVDLERGGQRLRGMVGSPNTAQGQADRMLLYVNLRPVQDKLLLRAVRDAYQGRLLTREYPQTALFLDLPPDEVDVNVHPAKSEVRFRDQQSVFSLVRAAVAQALEQAEPKSFSLRPAATEPSEERAPGQPADHPQEDHVVGLSEGHLGNLSADLSSDRRTESHPGRPIDRQFGSLADSLAPAQTDPFSSAGPPADDAAYSDGVNPESRPKFSTLREYQRLFPAESRATSVSRPLVSDSSSGPDSAGVQYLGQVLNTYLVLATADGLLLVDQHAAHERVLFQRLRRSARPVPRDLLIPLELPLHPAQQEALEQLWAILPEIGFRLENPRPGLLLVHGLPEHMATGAARELLLELLNEQHPGQEWSHASALETKSDQTSDAAPSLSRRLDPIWSLMACKSAVKAGQELDRSEALHLLDTWVNCPDRSFCPHGRPISVRLEGNELEKLFKRKG, via the coding sequence ATGCCTGGGAACAATCCTTCCATTCAAATCCTGCCGCCGGAACTGCAAAACCAGATCGCCGCCGGCGAGGTGGTGGAACGGCCGGCCAGCGTGCTCAAGGAACTGTTGGAAAACAGCCTGGATGCCGGAGCGCAGCGGATACAGGTGGTGGTGGACCGCGGCGGCCAGGGGCTGATCCAGGTCCAGGACGACGGGTTCGGCATCACCGCGGACCAACTGGAACTGGCTGTGACCCGACATGCCACCAGCAAGATCCTCAGCAGCGAAGACCTGTTCTCCCTGCACAGTTTCGGATTTCGGGGCGAGGCCCTGCCCAGCATCGCCTCGGTCTCGCGCCTGCGGCTGACCTCCCTGGCCCGAGGGGCGGAGACGGCCACGTTCATCGACATCGATGCCGGACACGTCGTTGATACCGGTCCGGCCGCTCTTCCCGCGGGCACCCGGGTGGAGGTCCGGGATCTGTTCGTCAATGTCCCGGCCCGGTTGAAATTCCTGAAAACCACCGCCACCGAGGGCAAGCGCTGTCAGGACGTCTTTTGCAGACTGGCCTTGGCCCACCCTGGCGTCCATTTTGAATACACGGTGGGCGACAGGCCGGTTTTGAACCTGCCGCCCACCACGGACCTGCGACAGCGTCTGGCCGCAATCTGGCCGCCCACGGTCACGGACGGGCTGCTGGAGGTGGATCTGGAGCGCGGCGGACAGCGTCTGCGCGGGATGGTCGGCTCGCCAAACACGGCCCAGGGGCAGGCGGATCGGATGCTGTTGTACGTCAACCTGCGTCCGGTGCAGGACAAGCTTTTGCTGCGCGCGGTCCGGGACGCCTATCAGGGGAGGCTGCTGACCCGGGAGTACCCGCAGACGGCCCTTTTTCTGGATCTTCCACCGGATGAGGTGGACGTCAACGTCCATCCGGCCAAGTCCGAGGTCCGGTTTCGTGACCAGCAGAGCGTCTTCTCCCTGGTTCGCGCCGCCGTGGCCCAGGCCCTGGAACAAGCTGAACCCAAGTCGTTCTCCCTGCGCCCTGCCGCCACTGAACCGTCTGAAGAACGGGCTCCGGGGCAACCCGCGGATCACCCTCAAGAAGATCACGTTGTGGGTCTTTCAGAGGGTCATTTAGGGAATCTTTCAGCCGATTTGAGCTCGGACCGGCGCACCGAAAGCCATCCCGGCCGCCCCATTGACCGTCAGTTTGGTAGTCTTGCTGATAGCCTTGCACCAGCTCAAACCGATCCATTTTCTTCTGCTGGGCCACCAGCTGATGATGCCGCCTATTCGGATGGCGTGAACCCGGAAAGTCGGCCCAAGTTCTCCACTCTTCGCGAGTATCAACGACTTTTCCCCGCGGAATCCCGGGCCACTTCCGTCAGTCGTCCCCTGGTATCTGATAGCTCCTCCGGTCCTGATTCGGCCGGTGTTCAGTACCTGGGGCAGGTGCTGAACACCTATCTGGTCCTGGCCACAGCCGATGGCCTGCTTCTGGTGGATCAGCACGCGGCGCACGAGCGGGTTCTGTTCCAGCGCTTGCGCCGCTCCGCCCGTCCCGTCCCCCGCGATTTGCTGATCCCCCTGGAACTGCCGCTGCATCCGGCTCAGCAGGAGGCCTTGGAACAGCTCTGGGCGATCTTGCCGGAAATCGGATTCCGCCTGGAAAATCCCCGGCCTGGTTTGTTGCTCGTCCACGGCCTGCCGGAACACATGGCCACCGGAGCGGCCAGGGAACTCCTTTTGGAACTGCTCAATGAACAACATCCTGGTCAGGAATGGAGTCATGCCTCGGCCCTGGAGACGAAATCGGACCAAACATCGGACGCAGCTCCATCCCTTTCCCGCAGGCTGGATCCGATCTGGTCGCTGATGGCCTGTAAAAGTGCTGTCAAAGCAGGTCAGGAGCTGGATCGCTCCGAAGCGCTGCATCTGCTGGACACCTGGGTGAACTGCCCTGACCGCTCCTTCTGTCCCCATGGACGGCCTATTTCCGTCCGCCTGGAGGGCAATGAGCTGGAGAAGCTGTTCAAGCGCAAAGGGTGA
- a CDS encoding TRAP transporter large permease translates to MISDPLILALVLLGIMFALLLSSMWIGFALFATGFAGLLLYDVTLPPTISIWDRIAQILANSIWNSLNSWALAALPLFILMGELLYRTAISTRLMNALTPWLSNVPGRLYHINVAACSLFAAVSGSSAATTATVGKITLKELHRRGYDKRLAIGSLAGAGTLGFLIPPSLIMIIYGVLSDTSIGRLFMAGILPGLVLAGMYSLYIAVACLLRPDAVPASDERYTMRQRLVALKDLLPVVLLIVLVLGGIYTGLTTPTEAAAMGVLGALGLALISGSLTRAALGEALLSTVKTTAMICFIIAGAAFMSQMVGFVGITRSVSQYITALELSPYMLLFILGLMYLLLGMILDGISIVVMTLPIVLPIVVLAGFDPLWFGIYVVIMVELSQITPPVGFSIFVIQYISREDVATIFKATFPFFLITVFMVVLITVFPELVFYLPNKMLR, encoded by the coding sequence ATGATCAGCGACCCGTTGATCCTGGCCCTGGTCCTGCTGGGGATCATGTTCGCTCTGCTCCTGTCCAGCATGTGGATCGGCTTCGCCCTGTTCGCCACGGGCTTTGCCGGGCTGCTGCTCTATGACGTGACCCTGCCTCCGACCATTTCCATCTGGGACCGCATTGCCCAGATTCTGGCCAACTCCATCTGGAACTCCCTGAATTCCTGGGCCCTGGCGGCCCTGCCCCTGTTCATCCTCATGGGCGAGCTGCTCTATCGCACGGCCATCTCCACCCGACTGATGAACGCCCTGACCCCCTGGCTGAGCAACGTGCCGGGACGGTTGTACCATATCAACGTGGCAGCCTGCTCCCTGTTTGCGGCCGTATCCGGCTCCAGCGCGGCCACCACGGCCACGGTAGGCAAGATCACCCTCAAGGAACTGCACCGACGCGGCTACGACAAGCGACTGGCCATCGGCTCCCTGGCCGGGGCCGGAACCCTGGGCTTCCTGATCCCGCCCAGCCTGATCATGATCATCTACGGGGTGCTCTCGGACACCTCCATCGGACGTCTGTTCATGGCCGGTATCCTGCCCGGTCTGGTTCTGGCCGGGATGTATTCCCTGTATATCGCCGTGGCCTGTCTGCTCCGGCCCGACGCCGTGCCCGCGTCCGACGAGCGCTACACCATGCGTCAGCGCCTGGTCGCCCTGAAGGATCTCCTGCCCGTTGTACTGCTGATCGTGCTGGTTCTGGGAGGCATTTATACCGGATTGACCACCCCCACCGAGGCTGCGGCAATGGGTGTTTTGGGTGCTCTGGGGCTGGCACTCATCTCCGGAAGTCTGACCCGGGCGGCCTTGGGTGAGGCATTGCTGTCCACGGTCAAGACCACGGCCATGATCTGCTTCATCATCGCCGGCGCGGCGTTCATGTCCCAGATGGTCGGATTTGTAGGCATCACCCGGAGCGTTTCCCAGTACATCACCGCCCTGGAACTTTCGCCCTATATGCTGCTGTTCATCCTCGGCCTGATGTACCTCCTTCTCGGCATGATCCTGGACGGCATCTCCATCGTGGTCATGACCCTGCCCATTGTCCTGCCCATCGTGGTTCTGGCCGGGTTCGACCCGCTGTGGTTCGGCATTTACGTGGTAATCATGGTCGAACTGTCCCAGATCACTCCTCCGGTGGGCTTTTCCATTTTCGTCATCCAGTACATTTCCCGGGAAGACGTGGCCACGATTTTCAAGGCGACCTTTCCCTTTTTTCTGATCACGGTGTTCATGGTCGTGCTCATCACGGTCTTTCCGGAACTGGTTTTCTACCTGCCGAACAAGATGCTGCGTTGA
- a CDS encoding polyphenol oxidase family protein — protein sequence MTVIPFAFPGLPGVQAAFTTRLGGVGQPPHEQANLSWEVGDENARVLANRQILQRRLGFTHWFETRQVHGVEMVIDPGPNDIGDVSLRPALEADGSATTRPGLALVIKTADCQPVLLAHRNGRHVAALHCGWRGNRNNFLQKGVATFCAAYDLRPEELLAVRGPSLGPGAAEFIHFEREWGAEFSAFFDRVARTMDLWRLTRAQLLASGLRPEHIFSLDLCTASLSECFFSYRSAKHTGRQAGLIWIT from the coding sequence ATGACCGTCATCCCCTTTGCCTTTCCCGGCCTGCCCGGCGTTCAGGCGGCCTTCACCACCCGCCTGGGCGGCGTAGGCCAACCGCCCCACGAACAAGCCAACCTGTCCTGGGAGGTGGGAGACGAGAACGCCCGGGTCCTGGCCAACCGCCAGATCCTGCAGCGGCGGCTCGGCTTTACGCACTGGTTCGAAACCAGACAGGTCCATGGGGTGGAGATGGTCATTGACCCAGGCCCGAACGACATTGGCGACGTCTCCCTGCGCCCGGCCCTGGAGGCCGACGGCTCGGCCACGACCCGCCCCGGGCTGGCCCTGGTGATAAAGACCGCGGACTGCCAGCCCGTTCTCCTGGCCCATCGCAACGGCCGGCATGTGGCCGCCCTGCACTGCGGCTGGCGCGGCAATCGGAACAATTTTCTTCAGAAAGGCGTTGCCACCTTCTGCGCGGCCTACGACCTTCGGCCCGAGGAACTCCTGGCCGTACGCGGCCCCAGCCTGGGCCCGGGCGCGGCGGAGTTCATCCATTTCGAAAGGGAATGGGGGGCCGAATTCAGCGCGTTCTTTGATCGCGTCGCCAGGACCATGGACCTCTGGCGGCTGACGCGGGCCCAGCTCCTGGCTTCCGGCCTGCGCCCGGAGCACATCTTCTCCCTGGATCTCTGCACCGCCTCCCTGTCTGAATGCTTCTTCTCCTACCGCTCCGCGAAACACACCGGCCGCCAGGCCGGACTGATCTGGATCACCTGA
- a CDS encoding patatin-like phospholipase family protein, producing MTGKGAFARPQTLDELRSHKLGVVLGGGAARGFAHIGFMHEMDRAGLRASFIAGSSIGAFIGAAYAGGDWQRFMDQALKLQRLDLLSMVDPVFPRCGLIDGDRALEFLAGFLRVHNLEDCRPPLSVNATDAVTGEEVVFTTGPIIPAVRASIALPGVFTPGRLGDRLLVDGGLINPLPVNLCRKMGAEVVVAVDLNAHVLESVGCSRKVATIKRALNVFAVLINSIYIMQRTVNLMRLEREPPDFLIQPELRDFRLIDFFKGPACSEAGAQAARDFLHNLQNGASA from the coding sequence ATGACCGGCAAGGGGGCGTTCGCACGTCCACAAACGCTTGATGAGCTGCGCTCCCACAAGCTGGGGGTTGTTCTGGGTGGCGGCGCGGCCCGGGGGTTTGCCCACATCGGCTTCATGCACGAGATGGACCGGGCAGGATTGCGGGCAAGCTTTATTGCCGGATCGAGCATTGGCGCGTTCATCGGCGCGGCGTACGCCGGGGGGGACTGGCAGCGCTTCATGGACCAAGCCCTGAAATTGCAGCGGTTGGACCTGTTGAGCATGGTTGATCCGGTTTTTCCTCGCTGCGGACTGATTGACGGGGACAGGGCCCTGGAGTTTTTGGCGGGATTTCTGCGCGTCCACAATCTGGAGGACTGTCGCCCGCCGCTGTCCGTGAACGCCACGGATGCGGTGACCGGGGAAGAGGTGGTCTTTACCACCGGGCCGATCATCCCCGCCGTACGGGCCAGCATTGCCCTGCCAGGCGTGTTCACCCCCGGCAGGCTTGGTGATCGGCTGCTGGTGGACGGCGGGCTGATCAATCCGCTGCCGGTCAATCTCTGCCGCAAGATGGGGGCGGAGGTCGTGGTTGCCGTGGACCTGAATGCGCATGTTCTGGAATCCGTCGGGTGCTCAAGGAAGGTCGCGACCATCAAGCGGGCGCTGAATGTGTTTGCCGTGCTGATCAACAGCATTTATATCATGCAACGCACCGTGAACCTGATGCGCCTGGAACGAGAACCGCCTGATTTTTTGATTCAGCCGGAGCTGCGGGACTTTCGCTTGATTGACTTTTTCAAGGGTCCGGCCTGCTCCGAGGCGGGCGCCCAGGCTGCCAGGGATTTTCTCCACAATTTGCAAAATGGCGCGTCCGCCTGA
- a CDS encoding 5-formyltetrahydrofolate cyclo-ligase, whose amino-acid sequence MDKAALRRGLRSRRAVSVTAPAVHQLIHRQVRALPEWSGLQTVLVYLPLPGEVDTWPLIQELWGRGACTLAPCCCPEHCGEMDILEFQSKEQLHPGRYDILEPDRRICGHRPPGEAEAVLVPALAFDRQGYRLGFGGGYYDRLLSRLDPAVLTVGLIPHENLLDHLPWEAHDVPVRVVCTERETLHFPK is encoded by the coding sequence ATGGACAAGGCCGCCCTGCGCCGCGGGCTGCGCTCCCGGCGTGCCGTGTCGGTCACGGCCCCTGCGGTCCACCAGCTGATTCACCGACAGGTTCGCGCATTGCCTGAGTGGAGTGGGCTGCAAACCGTGCTGGTATATCTGCCGCTGCCGGGCGAAGTGGATACATGGCCGCTGATTCAGGAACTCTGGGGCCGGGGTGCCTGCACCCTGGCCCCGTGTTGCTGCCCGGAGCACTGCGGCGAGATGGATATTCTGGAATTTCAGTCCAAAGAACAGTTGCATCCCGGACGATACGATATCCTGGAGCCGGACCGACGCATCTGCGGACACCGCCCTCCCGGGGAAGCCGAAGCCGTGCTGGTTCCGGCCCTGGCCTTTGACCGCCAGGGCTACCGATTGGGCTTTGGCGGCGGATACTACGACCGCCTGCTCTCCCGGCTGGACCCGGCCGTGTTGACCGTGGGCCTTATTCCGCACGAGAACCTGCTGGACCACCTGCCTTGGGAAGCCCATGATGTTCCGGTGCGCGTCGTCTGCACGGAGCGGGAAACCCTGCACTTCCCCAAATGA
- a CDS encoding MFS transporter: MPSPSDAPVPLSAVSRPAQTPPAGQPTPAATFDPTSSRRILIVLWLVLFATWSQFMLVAPLLSQISHRLDVPEVHLGWLISGYAIAMGVCTLAWGPISDRLGRRRLLMLASGLMALALFAHWWAQSYSAMLLMRVLAGAIGGALTTGTLAAVGDYIPPSHRGWATGWIISGFAAGQIVGVPVGVFLSGTMDDRLPFVLLGLLMAGATWLVWRWMPSLPSRPSVTVSEMLADGRRHLTTPKLLAGCGVGVCLFGGMGLFIPFFPLWMERSLLLTSQQVAWVFSVGGVAVVISSVLLGRLSDRIGRHGLIVAGSLGVGLFMLLAPLLVFWPAGAYLLFALLMGCAAARGSAFRALQTELVPAGELGRYLSLSATFENIGYAVGSAMAGWLYVVFGFGAVAAVSAVTGVVVLVLVRGYLQHT; the protein is encoded by the coding sequence ATGCCGTCCCCCAGCGACGCCCCTGTCCCGCTCTCCGCAGTTTCCCGCCCGGCCCAGACTCCGCCTGCCGGGCAGCCCACCCCTGCAGCCACATTCGATCCCACTTCCTCCCGCAGGATTCTGATCGTCCTGTGGCTGGTGCTTTTCGCCACGTGGAGCCAGTTCATGCTCGTGGCTCCACTGTTGTCGCAAATAAGTCACCGCCTGGACGTTCCGGAGGTCCATCTGGGGTGGCTGATTTCCGGTTACGCAATTGCCATGGGGGTATGTACCCTGGCCTGGGGACCGATTTCGGATCGCTTGGGGCGTCGTCGGCTGCTGATGCTGGCCAGCGGTTTGATGGCCCTGGCGCTCTTCGCGCATTGGTGGGCACAATCCTACTCAGCCATGCTCCTGATGCGGGTTCTGGCTGGGGCAATAGGTGGAGCCCTGACCACCGGGACCCTGGCCGCCGTGGGCGACTACATTCCGCCTTCTCATCGCGGCTGGGCCACGGGCTGGATCATCAGCGGCTTTGCCGCAGGGCAGATTGTCGGTGTTCCAGTCGGCGTTTTCCTGTCCGGAACCATGGACGACAGGTTGCCCTTTGTCTTGCTGGGCCTGCTGATGGCCGGGGCGACCTGGCTGGTGTGGCGCTGGATGCCGTCCCTGCCGTCACGGCCATCGGTCACGGTGTCGGAGATGCTCGCGGATGGACGTCGGCACCTGACCACCCCGAAACTGTTGGCCGGTTGCGGGGTGGGGGTGTGTCTTTTCGGGGGCATGGGATTGTTCATTCCCTTTTTCCCATTGTGGATGGAGCGATCGTTGTTGTTGACCAGCCAGCAGGTGGCCTGGGTCTTTTCCGTGGGCGGCGTGGCCGTAGTCATCAGCAGCGTGCTCTTGGGCCGCCTTTCGGATCGCATCGGCCGTCACGGCCTGATTGTCGCCGGTTCGCTGGGCGTGGGGCTGTTCATGCTTCTTGCCCCGCTTTTGGTTTTCTGGCCTGCCGGCGCCTACCTGCTTTTCGCGCTGCTCATGGGCTGCGCCGCGGCCCGGGGCAGTGCATTTCGCGCGCTGCAGACCGAACTGGTTCCTGCCGGGGAGCTGGGTCGCTATCTGAGCCTTTCCGCAACCTTCGAGAATATCGGTTACGCCGTGGGCAGCGCCATGGCCGGCTGGCTCTATGTTGTCTTCGGATTTGGGGCTGTTGCCGCGGTTTCCGCCGTGACCGGGGTGGTTGTCCTCGTTCTGGTCCGCGGCTACCTGCAACACACCTAA
- a CDS encoding RtcB family protein has product MDIKSLTRITPWVWQLPRSGPMRVPANIIGDRALVADMDEAVVRQLANVAALPGILEAALAMPDAHSGFGFPIGGVAAFDPYQGGVICMGGVGYDIACGVRVLHTGMHRDEVQPHLEALLHALHLQVPAGVGKGGDTSLGTRELDRVMTQGARWAVNRGYGEQGELERLEDGGTMPGADPNQVSAAARKRETRQLGTLGSGNHYLEIQVVEEVLEPNAARVLGVTAGDVLLSVHCGSRGLGHQIGMDFIRILGQAARKYGIPVPEKELVSAPIHSPEGESYFAAMACGANYAMANRQVIVHRVRDAFARILPQAALRTLFEINHNTCRKERHQVQAALKTLYVHRKGATRAFGPGNPHVPRPFQTIGQPVLVGGSMGTASYILAGRDTSRATFASTCHGAGRALSRSQALKLAKGRDILEALNAQGILVRTSHLKGLAEEAPAAYKDIHQVVEATAQADLTTKVARLAPMACLKG; this is encoded by the coding sequence ATGGACATCAAGTCATTGACCCGGATAACGCCTTGGGTATGGCAGCTGCCGCGAAGCGGACCGATGCGCGTTCCAGCGAACATCATCGGGGACCGCGCCCTGGTCGCGGACATGGATGAGGCCGTGGTTCGGCAGTTGGCCAATGTGGCCGCTCTGCCGGGCATCCTGGAGGCGGCCCTGGCCATGCCCGATGCGCACAGCGGATTTGGCTTTCCCATCGGCGGCGTGGCAGCCTTTGATCCGTACCAGGGCGGCGTGATCTGCATGGGCGGAGTGGGCTACGACATAGCCTGCGGGGTCCGGGTGTTGCACACCGGCATGCACCGGGACGAGGTCCAACCACATCTGGAGGCCTTGCTGCACGCGTTGCACCTTCAGGTCCCCGCCGGCGTGGGCAAGGGGGGCGACACGTCTCTCGGGACCCGCGAGCTGGACCGGGTGATGACCCAGGGAGCCCGCTGGGCCGTGAACCGGGGGTACGGGGAGCAGGGAGAACTGGAGCGGCTGGAAGATGGCGGGACCATGCCCGGCGCGGATCCGAATCAGGTTTCCGCCGCGGCCCGCAAGCGCGAGACGCGACAGCTCGGCACCCTGGGCAGCGGGAACCATTACCTGGAAATCCAGGTCGTGGAGGAGGTGTTGGAGCCGAACGCGGCGCGGGTTCTGGGCGTGACCGCGGGTGATGTGCTGCTTTCCGTGCACTGCGGCTCTAGGGGGTTGGGACACCAGATCGGCATGGACTTCATCCGGATTCTGGGCCAGGCGGCTCGGAAATACGGCATCCCCGTGCCGGAAAAAGAACTGGTCTCCGCCCCGATCCATTCCCCGGAAGGCGAGAGCTATTTTGCGGCCATGGCCTGCGGCGCCAACTACGCCATGGCCAATCGCCAAGTCATTGTCCATCGAGTCCGGGATGCCTTTGCCCGGATTCTGCCCCAGGCGGCTTTGCGCACGCTGTTCGAGATCAACCACAACACCTGTCGCAAGGAACGCCACCAGGTTCAGGCGGCCCTCAAAACGCTGTACGTGCATCGCAAAGGGGCCACCCGGGCCTTTGGTCCCGGCAACCCCCACGTCCCGCGGCCATTTCAGACCATCGGCCAGCCCGTGCTGGTGGGCGGGAGCATGGGCACGGCGTCGTATATTCTCGCCGGCCGGGATACCAGCCGGGCCACGTTTGCCTCCACCTGCCATGGTGCAGGCCGGGCCTTGAGCCGGTCCCAGGCCCTGAAACTGGCCAAAGGCCGGGACATTTTGGAGGCCCTGAATGCCCAGGGCATCCTGGTCCGCACCAGCCATCTTAAGGGCCTGGCCGAGGAAGCCCCCGCGGCCTACAAGGACATCCACCAGGTAGTCGAAGCCACGGCCCAGGCCGACTTGACCACCAAAGTCGCCCGCCTCGCCCCCATGGCATGCCTCAAGGGTTGA
- the ahcY gene encoding adenosylhomocysteinase, translating to MTRIPETTTDFKVRDMSLAQWGRQEIEIAETEMPGLMALREEFGPSKPLRGARIAGCLHMTIQTAVLIETLIHLGAEVRWSSCNIFSTQDHAAAAIAAAGIPVFAWKGETEEEYWWCVDQTIQGPNGWTPNMILDDGGDLTQVLHEQHPEIMAGIRGLSEETTTGVHRLYQMEKAGTLKCPAFNVNDSVTKSKFDNLYGCRESLADGIKRATDVMVAGKVVVVAGYGDVGKGSAQAMRGLGARVLITEIDPIIALQAAMEGYQVVTMEEAAPLGDIFVTATGCRDVITRAHMDVMKDQAIVCNIGHFDLEIDVAGIRELEWVTIKPQVDHIVFPDGKRIILLAEGRLVNLGCATGHPSFVMSASFTNQVIAQIELWANPDAYENKVYVLPKLLDEKVARLHLGKLGVGLTTLTPVQAEYLGIDQNGPYKPEYYRY from the coding sequence ATGACCAGAATTCCCGAAACCACCACGGACTTCAAGGTCCGGGACATGTCCCTGGCCCAGTGGGGACGCCAGGAGATCGAAATCGCGGAGACCGAAATGCCCGGCTTGATGGCTCTGCGGGAGGAGTTCGGCCCGTCCAAGCCGTTGCGGGGAGCGCGCATTGCCGGTTGCCTGCATATGACCATCCAGACCGCGGTCCTCATTGAAACCCTGATCCACCTGGGCGCGGAAGTCCGGTGGAGCTCCTGCAACATCTTCTCCACCCAGGACCATGCTGCCGCGGCCATTGCCGCCGCGGGCATTCCGGTGTTTGCCTGGAAGGGCGAGACCGAGGAGGAATACTGGTGGTGCGTGGACCAGACCATCCAGGGACCGAACGGTTGGACCCCGAACATGATTCTGGACGACGGCGGTGATCTGACCCAGGTTCTGCATGAACAGCATCCGGAAATCATGGCCGGCATCCGCGGGCTGTCCGAGGAAACCACAACCGGCGTGCACCGACTTTATCAGATGGAGAAAGCCGGAACCCTGAAGTGCCCGGCCTTCAACGTGAACGATTCCGTGACCAAGAGCAAGTTCGACAACCTCTATGGCTGCCGGGAGTCCCTGGCTGACGGCATCAAGCGGGCCACGGACGTGATGGTGGCCGGCAAGGTTGTGGTTGTGGCCGGATATGGCGACGTGGGCAAGGGCTCTGCCCAGGCCATGCGCGGCCTGGGTGCCCGGGTGCTGATCACGGAGATCGATCCGATCATTGCTCTCCAGGCGGCCATGGAAGGCTATCAGGTGGTGACCATGGAAGAGGCCGCGCCGCTGGGAGACATCTTCGTCACGGCCACGGGCTGCCGGGACGTCATCACCCGGGCGCATATGGACGTGATGAAGGACCAAGCCATTGTCTGCAATATCGGCCATTTTGACCTGGAAATCGACGTGGCCGGGATCCGCGAGCTGGAATGGGTCACCATCAAGCCCCAGGTGGACCATATCGTCTTTCCCGACGGCAAGCGGATCATCCTCTTGGCCGAGGGCCGGCTGGTCAACCTGGGTTGCGCCACCGGTCACCCTTCCTTCGTGATGTCCGCCTCCTTCACCAACCAGGTCATTGCCCAGATCGAATTGTGGGCCAACCCGGACGCGTACGAAAACAAGGTCTACGTGCTGCCCAAGCTGCTGGATGAAAAGGTGGCCCGCTTGCACCTGGGCAAGCTGGGTGTGGGCCTGACCACTTTGACCCCGGTCCAGGCCGAGTATCTGGGTATTGACCAGAATGGCCCCTATAAGCCGGAATACTATCGATACTAA
- the murA gene encoding UDP-N-acetylglucosamine 1-carboxyvinyltransferase — protein MDKLVIEGNVPLRGRLRVSGSKNAALPILLACILAEGPVRLRNVPKLKDIATTLQLLRMLGCGAEQNGEIVVTCVGQNLIPEAPYDLVRTMRASVLCLGPLLARLGKAVVALPGGCAIGSRPVDLHLRGLERMGATFELEAGNIIGRCKRLKGAHIHFDFPTVGGTENLLMAASLAEGETILENAAREPEVTNLADFLNACGAKIQGQGTSIIRVQGVDRLNGAEFGVMPDRIEAGTYLVAAVITDGELYLENCSMADLDAVVYKLREMGVWLQEGKSGVLVKRGTNLVGVDVMTQPFPGFPTDMQAQIMALMGLADGSGTIKETIFENRFMHVQELVRMGARIKVSGQNAVVRGVDQYIGAPVMASDLRASASLVLAGLAAKGSTEVLRIYHLDRGYEELEAKLSQVGARIRRVAQ, from the coding sequence TTGGACAAACTGGTTATTGAGGGCAATGTCCCTCTGCGCGGGCGGTTACGGGTCAGTGGATCGAAAAACGCAGCCTTGCCCATATTGCTGGCCTGCATTCTGGCTGAGGGGCCGGTCCGGCTGCGCAATGTTCCCAAGCTCAAGGACATTGCCACGACGCTTCAGCTACTGCGCATGCTGGGTTGCGGGGCCGAGCAGAACGGTGAAATCGTCGTCACCTGCGTGGGACAAAATCTGATCCCCGAGGCTCCGTACGACCTGGTGCGGACCATGCGCGCTTCGGTGCTCTGCCTGGGACCGCTGCTTGCCCGGCTGGGCAAGGCCGTGGTGGCTCTGCCCGGCGGTTGCGCCATTGGCTCCCGGCCGGTGGATTTGCATCTGCGCGGGCTGGAGCGGATGGGTGCCACCTTCGAACTGGAGGCCGGGAATATCATAGGCCGCTGCAAGCGTCTCAAGGGCGCGCACATCCATTTCGATTTTCCCACGGTTGGCGGAACGGAAAACCTGCTCATGGCCGCCAGTCTGGCCGAGGGCGAGACCATCCTGGAGAACGCGGCCCGGGAGCCCGAGGTGACCAATCTGGCTGATTTTCTGAATGCCTGCGGAGCGAAGATCCAGGGCCAGGGCACCAGCATCATCCGCGTCCAGGGTGTTGATCGACTCAACGGAGCGGAGTTCGGCGTCATGCCGGATCGCATCGAGGCCGGGACATACCTGGTGGCTGCCGTGATCACGGACGGGGAGTTGTATCTGGAGAATTGCTCCATGGCCGATCTGGACGCGGTGGTCTACAAACTGCGGGAAATGGGCGTATGGCTGCAGGAAGGCAAGAGCGGAGTCCTGGTCAAGCGCGGGACCAACCTGGTGGGCGTGGATGTGATGACCCAGCCGTTTCCCGGTTTTCCCACGGACATGCAGGCCCAGATCATGGCCCTGATGGGCTTGGCCGACGGCTCCGGGACGATCAAGGAAACCATTTTCGAGAACCGGTTCATGCACGTCCAGGAGCTTGTCCGGATGGGGGCGCGGATCAAGGTTTCCGGTCAGAACGCCGTGGTGCGGGGCGTGGACCAGTATATTGGCGCGCCGGTCATGGCCTCGGATTTGCGGGCCAGCGCGTCCCTGGTCCTGGCCGGACTGGCGGCCAAGGGCTCGACGGAGGTCCTGCGGATTTATCATCTCGACCGTGGCTACGAAGAGCTGGAAGCCAAGCTGTCCCAGGTGGGAGCCCGAATCCGCCGCGTGGCCCAGTGA